One genomic segment of Misgurnus anguillicaudatus chromosome 25, ASM2758022v2, whole genome shotgun sequence includes these proteins:
- the gorasp1b gene encoding Golgi reassembly-stacking protein 1b isoform X2: MMGLIQSVFTAEAGYHVHGIQENSPAQRAGLEPFFDFILSVGHTRLNKESDMLKDLLKANIEKPVRMEVYSSKMMKIRELEVIPSNMWGGQGLLGASVRFCTFHGANHNVWHVLDMEPNSPAALAGLKPYSDYIVGADQVLQDSEDFFTLIEASEGKPLKLLVYNTQTDGCREIHITPNGAWGGEGSLGCGIGFGYLHRIPTRPLASRKHDIDTTSETIETFLENSSDVSGCDETLVDVFGGLQTNFEVSTELEKQCDKASDMFETTSVDLSGLLDLSLSSTERSASSLLVDDEDDAGIYSSEDLSVMSRSENSTVNTGKDVQMNDSGIYGVEIGPVILNMEERCNEIKTFQH; this comes from the exons ATGATGGGGTTGATTCAGAGCGTGTTTACTGCAGAGGCCGGCTATCACGTGCACGGG ATTCAGGAGAATTCACCAGCACAGAGAGCCGGACTGGAGCCCTTCTTTGATTTCATTTTATCTGTTGGACACACAAGGCTG AATAAGGAGAGCGATATGCTGAAAGATCTTCTGAAGGCAAACATAGAGAAGCCGGTGAGGATGGAGGTCTACAGCAGTAAAATGATGAAGATCAGAGAGTTGGAGGTCATTCCCAGTAACATGTGGGGTGGTCAGGGATTACTGGGGGCAAGCGTACGATTCTGTACATTTCATGGAGCAAATCACAACGTCTGGCATGTTTTG GATATGGAACCAAATTCACCCGCTGCATTGGCTGGACTTAAGCCTTATTCTGATTACATTGTTGGTGCGGATCAAGTGCTCCAGGAC TCGGAGGATTTCTTTACGCTGATAGAGGCGTCGGAGGGGAAACCATTGAAACTTTTGGTGTATAACACACAGACTGATGGCTGCAGGGAAATTCACATTACTCCTAATGGAGCGTGGGGCGGTGAGGGAAG TCTTGGTTGTGGTATTGGGTTCGGCTACCTCCATCGCATCCCCACAAGACCCCTCGCATCAAGAAAACATGACATTGATACAACATCTGAAACTATAGAG acatttttagagaATTCCTCGGATGTTTCTGGCTGTGATGAGACACTGGTGGACGTTTTTGGTGGACTTCAGACAAACTTTGAAGTTTCAACAGAATTGGAGAAACAATGTGACAAAGCTTCTG ACATGTTTGAGACGACATCTGTAGATCTCTCTGGACTGTTGGATTTATCATTGTCCTCTACAGAGCGTTCTGCCTCCTCTTTGTTAGtggatgatgaagatgatgctGGAATTTACAGTAGTGAGGATCTATCTG TCATGAGTCGGTCTGAAAACAGCACGGTCAACACTGGAAAAGACGTCCAGATGAATGACTCTGGGATTTATGGTGTTGAAATAGGACCTgtgattttaaatatggaaGAAAGATGTAATGAgattaaaacatttcaacattGA
- the gorasp1b gene encoding Golgi reassembly-stacking protein 1b isoform X3, translating to MMGLIQSVFTAEAGYHVHGIQENSPAQRAGLEPFFDFILSVGHTRLNKESDMLKDLLKANIEKPVRMEVYSSKMMKIRELEVIPSNMWGGQGLLGASVRFCTFHGANHNVWHVLDMEPNSPAALAGLKPYSDYIVGADQVLQDSEDFFTLIEASEGKPLKLLVYNTQTDGCREIHITPNGAWGGEGSLGCGIGFGYLHRIPTRPLASRKHDIDTTSETIEVKHSSETFLENSSDVSGCDETLVDVFGGLQTNFEVSTELEKQCDKASERSASSLLVDDEDDAGIYSSEDLSVMSRSENSTVNTGKDVQMNDSGIYGVEIGPVILNMEERCNEIKTFQH from the exons ATGATGGGGTTGATTCAGAGCGTGTTTACTGCAGAGGCCGGCTATCACGTGCACGGG ATTCAGGAGAATTCACCAGCACAGAGAGCCGGACTGGAGCCCTTCTTTGATTTCATTTTATCTGTTGGACACACAAGGCTG AATAAGGAGAGCGATATGCTGAAAGATCTTCTGAAGGCAAACATAGAGAAGCCGGTGAGGATGGAGGTCTACAGCAGTAAAATGATGAAGATCAGAGAGTTGGAGGTCATTCCCAGTAACATGTGGGGTGGTCAGGGATTACTGGGGGCAAGCGTACGATTCTGTACATTTCATGGAGCAAATCACAACGTCTGGCATGTTTTG GATATGGAACCAAATTCACCCGCTGCATTGGCTGGACTTAAGCCTTATTCTGATTACATTGTTGGTGCGGATCAAGTGCTCCAGGAC TCGGAGGATTTCTTTACGCTGATAGAGGCGTCGGAGGGGAAACCATTGAAACTTTTGGTGTATAACACACAGACTGATGGCTGCAGGGAAATTCACATTACTCCTAATGGAGCGTGGGGCGGTGAGGGAAG TCTTGGTTGTGGTATTGGGTTCGGCTACCTCCATCGCATCCCCACAAGACCCCTCGCATCAAGAAAACATGACATTGATACAACATCTGAAACTATAGAGGTAAAGCACAGTTCTGAG acatttttagagaATTCCTCGGATGTTTCTGGCTGTGATGAGACACTGGTGGACGTTTTTGGTGGACTTCAGACAAACTTTGAAGTTTCAACAGAATTGGAGAAACAATGTGACAAAGCTTCTG AGCGTTCTGCCTCCTCTTTGTTAGtggatgatgaagatgatgctGGAATTTACAGTAGTGAGGATCTATCTG TCATGAGTCGGTCTGAAAACAGCACGGTCAACACTGGAAAAGACGTCCAGATGAATGACTCTGGGATTTATGGTGTTGAAATAGGACCTgtgattttaaatatggaaGAAAGATGTAATGAgattaaaacatttcaacattGA
- the gorasp1b gene encoding Golgi reassembly-stacking protein 1b isoform X1: MMGLIQSVFTAEAGYHVHGIQENSPAQRAGLEPFFDFILSVGHTRLNKESDMLKDLLKANIEKPVRMEVYSSKMMKIRELEVIPSNMWGGQGLLGASVRFCTFHGANHNVWHVLDMEPNSPAALAGLKPYSDYIVGADQVLQDSEDFFTLIEASEGKPLKLLVYNTQTDGCREIHITPNGAWGGEGSLGCGIGFGYLHRIPTRPLASRKHDIDTTSETIEVKHSSETFLENSSDVSGCDETLVDVFGGLQTNFEVSTELEKQCDKASDMFETTSVDLSGLLDLSLSSTERSASSLLVDDEDDAGIYSSEDLSVMSRSENSTVNTGKDVQMNDSGIYGVEIGPVILNMEERCNEIKTFQH; the protein is encoded by the exons ATGATGGGGTTGATTCAGAGCGTGTTTACTGCAGAGGCCGGCTATCACGTGCACGGG ATTCAGGAGAATTCACCAGCACAGAGAGCCGGACTGGAGCCCTTCTTTGATTTCATTTTATCTGTTGGACACACAAGGCTG AATAAGGAGAGCGATATGCTGAAAGATCTTCTGAAGGCAAACATAGAGAAGCCGGTGAGGATGGAGGTCTACAGCAGTAAAATGATGAAGATCAGAGAGTTGGAGGTCATTCCCAGTAACATGTGGGGTGGTCAGGGATTACTGGGGGCAAGCGTACGATTCTGTACATTTCATGGAGCAAATCACAACGTCTGGCATGTTTTG GATATGGAACCAAATTCACCCGCTGCATTGGCTGGACTTAAGCCTTATTCTGATTACATTGTTGGTGCGGATCAAGTGCTCCAGGAC TCGGAGGATTTCTTTACGCTGATAGAGGCGTCGGAGGGGAAACCATTGAAACTTTTGGTGTATAACACACAGACTGATGGCTGCAGGGAAATTCACATTACTCCTAATGGAGCGTGGGGCGGTGAGGGAAG TCTTGGTTGTGGTATTGGGTTCGGCTACCTCCATCGCATCCCCACAAGACCCCTCGCATCAAGAAAACATGACATTGATACAACATCTGAAACTATAGAGGTAAAGCACAGTTCTGAG acatttttagagaATTCCTCGGATGTTTCTGGCTGTGATGAGACACTGGTGGACGTTTTTGGTGGACTTCAGACAAACTTTGAAGTTTCAACAGAATTGGAGAAACAATGTGACAAAGCTTCTG ACATGTTTGAGACGACATCTGTAGATCTCTCTGGACTGTTGGATTTATCATTGTCCTCTACAGAGCGTTCTGCCTCCTCTTTGTTAGtggatgatgaagatgatgctGGAATTTACAGTAGTGAGGATCTATCTG TCATGAGTCGGTCTGAAAACAGCACGGTCAACACTGGAAAAGACGTCCAGATGAATGACTCTGGGATTTATGGTGTTGAAATAGGACCTgtgattttaaatatggaaGAAAGATGTAATGAgattaaaacatttcaacattGA